TGTCCCCACTACGCGCCTGCAGTCTAGCCAATCGGGTGCTGTGCGCGTGAGAAACGTTATAGAGGGCGCGTGGTGAGGTGCAAACGCGAGTGCCAACACCAAACACTGCGCGCGCGGATCCCGGACAGTCGAAATGAAGCAAAAAGCCGTTACACATACCTGGATAGGTGAGTAAACATCTTTTAATGCAAAAGTTCAAATCTTTAGAATGAAGTAAGCCGGCGCGCATTTAGGAGGATGCTCTCAGATTTTGTACTTTATATTCAGATGTAAGAAAACGGATCTTATAGTTTTTACAATACATTATTCAGAGCTTTGCcagttttgtgttgtgttagtATCTTATCAAATACTGTAACAGAAGACAAACTGCTGTAAGTTACACAATGATTTATGTGTTGCTTACGAACATGTAACTAGTTGGCTCAAAAAAACCTCAGAATTAACCTGGTGGTTTTTTCATTGTCTTCGTTCTCAAAATATCTGAGATTGAATAATTCAGTTTTGTCTATCCGAAATCATGTAACCTCTGATGTATGTcagtttttcatttttcatggGTGAGAATCTGAGAAATCTCCTAAaaaattttaaattatttagtcATAGCATATTGGGGTTTTTTTAATCACTGTTTAAATCATTCCTAGTGTTGCCCATGTCTTTGtttgcaaatataaaataaatataaccaTATAAACATATTTACTAAACATAATTGCATAACTGCACAAATAAAAACGGCTCACGATGGATTATTGTAATCACCAGACTGCTGATTGCATCCATAACTGATGTAAGGTATAGTTtttatgacccccccccccccccccccggctttgTTAAGCGAAGCCCCTGAGACACTAGTTGGATAGCGATCTGCTGACCGTATATGGAACTATTCAAGTGCCTTTATTAAGTTTCTATAGCGATGGTATTCTATAGGCACTTGGTATTGTGCTGATGTCCACACACTGTTTCATCTTGTCATCCAGGAGAAGCAACTTATGAAAGTGAACTACAGCAGGAGAAACCAAGTAAATCTGGCATGGAAAGTCTCGAGCGCAGTGGACTTGAGAAATAATGTTTTGCATCTGTTTGTTCTAAGAGAAACGTATAGGTCTGTCTGACATGCAAATCCAATTCCGAGCTGTCGACGAACCTCCCCCTTTTCTAACCGACCTGAAGTTCTCTCCGCCCACTTTGCTTGGGAGCAATATTATTTACTAGCATTGCTTGTCTCTTTTATGTGGTAGATATTGATCGAGGGTTTCTTAAGATTAAAATCAATCAGGTCCTTTGCTTCCTCTTCCGTTCCAGACAGGACCAGATGCATTTCGCTCGGTCTACTTGAGTTAACCTTGTCTACTTGAGTTAACCTTGCCCCTGTCAAACCCCAAGGTGATAATTATCTTGCTTGGTCAAAGAGGGACTGAAGATGTCACGTGTGCAATTAGGTACGAGTGAGCACGAGCTCAGTGCGTGCATCATTGGCTATGCCACTGGTGCTTATTACCCGTTCAGATGTCACGATTCTGCAGCTGTAGTTGCAGTGTGACACAACCTGGACAACCTGCGTCCGTGACAAAGTCACGGTGTCTCTGGTAGCTGCCTCTACTATGTCAGTCAAAGAAATGTAGCCCGTCTGGCTTTCAGTGGGTTTGTTGTTTTCTTCCCTGAGCTTCCCGGGATTTGAAGATGCCTTCCTGACTTGTTCCTGACGCATTAGCCCGTATGACCGTCGCTCCCCTGGGATTTCTGTCCTCGGCAACATGAGTGAATCCGCCCTGCTGAGGTACGAGCTGCCATCACCAGGCGCGGCTCCTGGCCCCGAGGTCACGGCCGGGCTGCCCTCGGTCCCCGACAGCGAGCAGAGCACGGCCCTGTGCTTCGTGGGTCTCCTGCTGGTCCTGTTGGTGTTCCTGCTGGTCCGATGTTTCCGCATCCTCCTTGACCCTTACAGCAGCATGCCGGCGTCCTCGTGGACCGACCACAAGGACGGGTTGGAGAGAGGGCAGTTCGACTACGCTCTGGTGTGAGGAACTGGGGAGAAGGGATGTCCATATCTCCAGAACACCTCCTGATGAACAGACTTGCAGATCACATGACCTCACTATTGACTGACGCTTCAGTGGGGtataattaaataaaacaaagatgAAGTGACCTCTTCTAAATAGGACCTGTTGGGACTAATTTGCACTTGGTTGTTTTTGTATAACATTCTGTAGTAATTGCAAGTCAAGTAGTAGTAATGTTTTGGTGCATATTGTGACAAACTGTGTAGAGGAATTCTGTTCAGGATTTGTACGTTCAGGAGTTTGTCTTGATTTATGCGTATTGTGTCCAAGATTGTGAACATATCTCAACATATCTCATATA
This window of the Brachyhypopomus gauderio isolate BG-103 unplaced genomic scaffold, BGAUD_0.2 sc82, whole genome shotgun sequence genome carries:
- the ctxn1 gene encoding cortexin-1; its protein translation is MSESALLRYELPSPGAAPGPEVTAGLPSVPDSEQSTALCFVGLLLVLLVFLLVRCFRILLDPYSSMPASSWTDHKDGLERGQFDYALV